In Microvirga lotononidis, a single genomic region encodes these proteins:
- a CDS encoding DNA/RNA non-specific endonuclease, which translates to MRPSNHFFAFLLVVPHAVAAACPQHFFGGAEPTLTNPKLAPNTRQICYTEFALLHSGLTRTPLWVAEHLTPRRAKGARALNRLNNFHADPNLPSNERAELSDYVRSGFDRGHMAPAGDMTTPQGMDESFSLANMVPQNSENNRNLWESIERAVRDYSERREVYVVTGPIFQGENLQALKGRVLVPTHIAKAIYDPQSNIAGAYLVPNAPGNDYRIISLAELQQLSGIDAFPQLPASVKQTATSLPVPALRRPRGGGRSVSSSPVEQNAQVPSPRPSTGGFVGDILDAIDQFGRRP; encoded by the coding sequence GTGAGACCGTCCAACCACTTCTTTGCCTTCCTCCTCGTCGTTCCCCATGCAGTCGCAGCAGCCTGTCCCCAGCACTTCTTCGGCGGCGCCGAGCCGACACTCACCAATCCGAAGCTCGCCCCGAATACCCGCCAGATCTGTTATACGGAATTTGCCCTTCTGCATTCTGGCCTGACCCGTACTCCGCTTTGGGTGGCTGAGCATCTGACGCCCAGGCGAGCCAAAGGGGCACGGGCGCTCAACCGGTTAAACAACTTCCACGCGGATCCCAATCTCCCATCAAACGAGCGGGCGGAACTCTCGGACTACGTTCGCAGCGGCTTTGACCGTGGGCATATGGCCCCAGCGGGTGATATGACGACACCCCAAGGCATGGATGAATCCTTTTCCTTGGCCAACATGGTCCCGCAGAACTCCGAGAACAACCGTAACCTGTGGGAGAGCATTGAACGGGCTGTGCGGGACTATTCGGAGCGCCGCGAAGTCTATGTTGTGACAGGCCCCATCTTCCAAGGGGAGAACCTGCAGGCTCTGAAAGGGCGTGTTCTGGTGCCCACTCACATCGCAAAGGCCATCTATGATCCTCAAAGCAACATCGCGGGAGCCTATCTCGTCCCTAATGCGCCCGGGAACGATTACAGGATTATCTCCTTGGCCGAGTTGCAGCAACTCTCCGGCATAGACGCATTCCCACAGTTGCCAGCATCTGTGAAGCAAACCGCGACCAGCCTGCCTGTTCCGGCACTGAGGCGCCCGAGAGGCGGTGGAAGGAGCGTCTCGAGCTCCCCTGTCGAGCAGAACGCGCAGGTGCCCTCCCCTCGACCTTCGACAGGAGGCTTCGTTGGAGACATCCTTGATGCTATCGATCAATTCGGACGCCGCCCATGA
- the bluB gene encoding 5,6-dimethylbenzimidazole synthase has product MRTGRSPPIPNFAQGFRHQLRELFVWRRDVRHFRSTPISPDVLTGLLELAHLAPSVGLSQPWRFVLVENPQRRAAIVQNFEVCNAQALMDEPVERAQVYARLKLAGLQEAPVHLAVFAEGTTLQGHGLGRRTMPETVQYSAVMAIHTLWLAARVEGIGVGWVSILDPATVAMILEVPSHWTFIGYLCLGYPAHTDDTPELERQGWQARTKMQLLRR; this is encoded by the coding sequence ATGAGGACTGGACGTTCACCGCCTATCCCTAACTTTGCGCAGGGGTTCCGCCATCAGCTTCGCGAGCTGTTCGTCTGGCGCCGGGATGTTCGTCACTTCCGGTCAACTCCGATCTCGCCAGACGTGCTCACGGGTCTGCTTGAACTAGCTCATCTGGCACCTTCGGTGGGCCTGAGCCAGCCCTGGCGCTTCGTTCTCGTTGAGAATCCGCAACGGCGAGCCGCTATCGTCCAGAACTTTGAGGTCTGCAACGCGCAGGCCCTGATGGATGAACCTGTGGAGCGCGCTCAGGTTTATGCCAGGCTCAAGCTGGCCGGCTTGCAGGAGGCGCCGGTTCATCTGGCCGTATTTGCCGAGGGCACCACGCTGCAAGGTCATGGCCTGGGCCGGCGCACCATGCCCGAGACTGTGCAGTATTCGGCCGTGATGGCCATCCACACCCTGTGGCTGGCGGCGCGGGTCGAGGGAATCGGGGTCGGCTGGGTGTCGATCCTGGATCCTGCCACCGTTGCCATGATCCTGGAGGTACCTTCGCACTGGACGTTTATCGGCTACCTGTGTCTGGGCTATCCTGCTCACACCGATGACACGCCGGAACTCGAACGCCAAGGCTGGCAGGCGCGGACAAAGATGCAGCTTCTGCGGCGCTGA
- the istA gene encoding IS21 family transposase: MPGIHVTDRQVRRYMSSRKDGYSQAAAAARAGFSERTGRRIEADPVLPSQREGRRYRTRPDPFAAVWRDELVPMLEAAPQIRATTLLEELQRLHPGRYGDGHLRSLQRRVAHWRATEGPERELIFRQEHPPGRQALSDFTNGAKLGVTIAGRPFPHLLYHFWLAYSGWRFIKAICGGESFTALTEGLQEALWQLGGVPREHRTDRLSAAYRNLAEREDEAKAYAAFCSHYGLQPTRNNAGIAHENGSVEAAHGHLKLGLREALDLRGSKDFADLEAYQAFLQDFAMRKNAAVQAALAIERKALAPLPRFRTSDYSVATVTVTRSGTISVRNVLYTVPSRLVGCRLKVHIYDDRLVCHLGLSPVLTVPRRYFKRGGPGVRVVDYRHLVHALVKKPQAFRHSVFREDLFPQTAFRQAWEVLDARLDPRQACRVYVGLLHLAATHACEAQLADHLARVLAGGGLPDLDQARTVVAGPLNVQAPVVHVRAPDPSVYDCLIPVDPIAASEGAAP; encoded by the coding sequence ATGCCGGGCATTCACGTCACCGACCGCCAGGTCAGGCGCTACATGAGTTCACGCAAGGACGGATATTCTCAGGCCGCCGCTGCGGCACGGGCCGGGTTCAGCGAGCGCACCGGCCGGCGCATCGAAGCCGACCCGGTTCTTCCCAGCCAGCGCGAGGGACGGCGCTACCGGACGCGTCCGGATCCGTTCGCCGCAGTCTGGCGCGACGAACTCGTGCCGATGCTGGAGGCCGCGCCCCAGATCCGGGCCACCACTTTGCTCGAAGAGTTGCAACGGCTGCATCCTGGGCGCTATGGCGACGGCCACCTGCGCTCGCTGCAGCGCCGGGTGGCCCATTGGCGCGCCACCGAGGGACCGGAGCGCGAGCTGATCTTCCGACAGGAGCACCCGCCCGGCCGACAGGCTCTCTCGGACTTTACCAATGGCGCCAAGCTCGGCGTGACCATCGCCGGCCGACCCTTTCCCCATCTGCTCTACCATTTCTGGCTTGCCTATTCCGGCTGGCGCTTCATCAAAGCCATCTGCGGCGGAGAGAGCTTCACGGCTCTCACCGAAGGCCTACAGGAGGCACTCTGGCAGCTCGGCGGCGTCCCGCGCGAGCATCGCACCGACCGGCTCTCGGCCGCCTATCGCAACCTCGCCGAGCGCGAGGACGAGGCTAAGGCCTATGCCGCGTTCTGCAGCCATTACGGTCTGCAGCCCACCCGCAACAATGCCGGCATCGCCCACGAGAATGGATCGGTCGAAGCCGCCCATGGCCATCTCAAGCTCGGATTACGCGAAGCTCTCGACTTGCGCGGCTCGAAAGACTTCGCCGACCTGGAGGCGTACCAGGCTTTTCTGCAGGACTTCGCCATGCGCAAGAACGCAGCCGTGCAGGCGGCGCTTGCCATCGAGCGCAAGGCACTGGCTCCTTTGCCGCGCTTTCGCACCAGCGACTACTCGGTGGCGACTGTCACCGTCACACGCTCCGGCACGATCTCGGTGCGCAACGTCCTCTACACCGTGCCCTCGCGCCTCGTCGGCTGTCGCCTCAAGGTGCACATCTACGATGACCGTCTTGTCTGCCATCTCGGGCTGAGCCCGGTGCTGACGGTCCCGCGCCGCTACTTCAAACGCGGCGGTCCCGGTGTCCGCGTTGTCGATTACCGGCATCTGGTCCATGCTCTCGTGAAGAAGCCGCAGGCCTTTCGGCACTCGGTCTTCCGGGAGGATCTGTTCCCGCAGACCGCCTTCCGGCAGGCCTGGGAGGTACTTGATGCCAGGCTCGATCCAAGACAGGCGTGCCGGGTCTATGTCGGCCTGCTGCATCTGGCGGCCACGCACGCCTGCGAGGCCCAGCTGGCCGATCATCTCGCGAGGGTTCTCGCCGGCGGCGGCCTCCCGGATCTCGACCAAGCCCGGACCGTCGTGGCCGGGCCGTTGAACGTCCAGGCGCCGGTTGTCCATGTGAGGGCGCCGGATCCGAGCGTGTACGACTGCCTGATCCCTGTCGATCCCATCGCTGCTTCAGAAGGGGCCGCACCATGA
- a CDS encoding IS4 family transposase, translating into MSGDLWPAKLRLCGCHTMTRASLPAPHSIDDAADVVAWVDRELAGCSLPDQRLGRRLRKLLVQIAGAVGGSLPLACQDWANTKAAYRFLSNAKVSEHAILQGHFQATRSRFAAVDGPILVIQDTTELPYQRAQPRRIGSICRVNSGRDKEGRYRMHTVCGLLMHSCLAVTAEGLPLGLSAIKFWTRAQFKGTKELKRRINPTRVPIDQKESIRWLECMKQSVALFGAPERCIHIGDRENDIYGFFCTAQALGTHFLVRTCVDRLAGDGQHTIADEMQEVTVRGRHQVEVRSPKGAVSLAVVELRYRRIHVLPPVGKQKRYPALTLTVIHAQERHTPKDRARIDWKLITDLPVRSRADAIQMLDWYVMRWKVEMV; encoded by the coding sequence ATGTCAGGTGATCTCTGGCCCGCGAAGCTGCGGCTGTGCGGGTGCCACACCATGACGAGGGCCTCGCTCCCGGCACCCCACTCCATTGACGATGCTGCGGATGTCGTCGCCTGGGTCGATCGGGAGCTCGCCGGCTGCAGCTTGCCCGATCAACGTCTCGGCCGGCGCCTCCGCAAGCTTCTCGTCCAGATTGCCGGCGCCGTCGGAGGCAGCCTTCCGCTGGCCTGCCAGGACTGGGCCAACACCAAAGCAGCCTATCGCTTCCTGTCCAATGCCAAAGTCTCCGAGCACGCGATCCTTCAGGGCCACTTCCAGGCCACCCGCAGCCGCTTTGCTGCGGTCGATGGCCCGATCCTGGTCATTCAGGACACTACGGAACTGCCCTACCAGCGCGCACAGCCCCGGCGGATTGGGTCCATCTGCCGGGTCAACAGCGGGCGCGACAAGGAAGGCCGCTACAGGATGCACACGGTGTGCGGGCTGCTGATGCACTCCTGCCTGGCCGTAACCGCAGAGGGGCTGCCACTCGGGCTGTCGGCGATCAAGTTCTGGACGAGAGCTCAGTTCAAAGGCACCAAGGAACTCAAGCGCAGGATCAACCCGACCCGGGTGCCGATCGACCAGAAGGAGAGCATCCGCTGGCTCGAGTGCATGAAGCAGTCCGTGGCGCTGTTTGGCGCGCCGGAACGCTGCATCCATATCGGCGACCGCGAGAACGACATCTACGGGTTCTTCTGCACGGCTCAGGCTTTGGGCACGCACTTCCTGGTGCGGACCTGCGTGGATCGGCTGGCGGGTGATGGCCAGCACACCATTGCGGACGAGATGCAGGAGGTGACGGTCAGAGGACGGCATCAGGTCGAGGTCCGCAGCCCAAAAGGCGCTGTGAGCCTGGCGGTGGTGGAGCTCAGGTATCGCCGCATCCATGTTCTGCCGCCGGTCGGCAAGCAGAAGCGCTATCCGGCTCTGACCCTGACGGTGATCCACGCGCAGGAACGTCACACCCCCAAAGACCGGGCGCGGATTGACTGGAAGCTGATCACGGATCTGCCGGTGCGTTCCCGCGCCGACGCGATCCAGATGCTCGACTGGTACGTCATGCGCTGGAAGGTCGAGATGGTTTAA
- a CDS encoding plasmid pRiA4b ORF-3 family protein — MSWKDPNALQIKITLAEIEPPVWRRLVVPWTWHLGQLHLAIQAAFNWWDYHLHEFRIGGLRYGDPELLEDGAFEDDPRVFDEQEVRLRDFDREPGTSFTYLYDFGDSWLHTVEIEKLLALDAPPRFGTCIAGARARPPEDVGGVSGYERFLAIMADPDDLEHTETRIWCGGHFDPEWFDLALTDKDVRNALKPNVRRRLHQPKPARKSRSS, encoded by the coding sequence ATGTCCTGGAAAGATCCCAACGCGCTCCAGATCAAGATCACCCTGGCCGAGATCGAGCCGCCCGTGTGGCGGCGGCTGGTGGTGCCGTGGACCTGGCATCTGGGACAGCTGCATCTTGCGATCCAGGCGGCGTTCAACTGGTGGGACTACCACCTGCATGAGTTCCGCATTGGCGGCCTGCGCTATGGCGATCCGGAGCTGCTCGAGGACGGCGCTTTTGAGGATGACCCGCGCGTGTTCGACGAGCAAGAGGTGCGGTTGCGCGACTTCGACCGGGAGCCGGGCACGTCATTCACCTACCTCTATGACTTCGGGGACAGCTGGCTTCATACGGTTGAGATCGAGAAGCTGCTGGCTCTCGATGCGCCTCCTCGCTTCGGGACCTGCATCGCAGGCGCCCGCGCCAGACCTCCGGAGGATGTGGGCGGCGTGAGTGGCTATGAGCGCTTTCTCGCCATCATGGCCGACCCGGACGATCTTGAGCACACCGAGACCCGGATCTGGTGCGGTGGCCACTTCGACCCGGAATGGTTCGATCTGGCGCTCACCGACAAGGACGTCAGGAACGCCCTCAAGCCCAATGTCCGGCGCCGCCTGCACCAGCCTAAGCCCGCACGAAAAAGCCGGTCATCGTAG
- a CDS encoding IS110 family RNA-guided transposase, producing MRKTDPAEIIIGIDTHKEAHAAVAINGLGARLGAMTLPVTSRGYHEMESWAQSLGPVRAFGIEGTGSYGAGLARFLQERGHNVIEVNRPNRQIRHQHGKNDPLDAENAARAVLSGQARAAPKSGTSSVEMIRHLKVARDTAVKSRTQAMVTLKTIIVNAPAALRESLDGLTGKMTLIRHLAALRPGAMTSPTASAKATLRALARRWLMLDAEIKSHDADLDALTSACAPTLKEAHGMSTGTAAEMLILVGDNPERIRSEAAFAKLCGACPIPASSGKTSRHRLNRGGHRQANAALYRVVIIRMRSHPPTLDYVRRRTAEGKGKMEIIRCLKRFVAREIFGYLCRARRDPTTVPSTS from the coding sequence ATGCGCAAGACTGATCCTGCTGAGATCATCATCGGCATTGACACTCACAAAGAGGCCCACGCCGCCGTCGCCATCAACGGGCTGGGAGCCCGCCTTGGGGCAATGACCCTGCCGGTGACCAGCAGAGGCTATCACGAGATGGAGAGCTGGGCTCAGTCCTTGGGTCCCGTTCGCGCCTTTGGGATCGAGGGGACAGGCTCTTATGGGGCTGGCCTGGCACGCTTCCTGCAGGAGAGAGGCCACAATGTCATCGAGGTCAACCGCCCCAATCGCCAGATCCGGCACCAGCATGGCAAGAATGACCCGCTTGACGCTGAGAACGCGGCCCGCGCCGTTCTCAGCGGCCAGGCAAGGGCGGCTCCGAAGTCGGGCACCAGCTCCGTGGAAATGATCCGCCATCTCAAGGTGGCGCGAGACACCGCCGTCAAGAGCCGCACCCAGGCGATGGTCACCCTCAAGACGATCATCGTCAATGCTCCCGCTGCCTTGCGCGAGAGCCTTGACGGCCTCACCGGCAAAATGACCCTGATCCGCCATTTAGCCGCCTTGAGACCAGGAGCGATGACTTCGCCAACAGCCTCAGCCAAAGCAACATTGCGCGCTCTCGCCCGGCGCTGGCTGATGCTCGATGCTGAGATCAAAAGCCACGATGCCGATCTCGATGCTCTGACCTCCGCCTGCGCGCCGACCCTGAAGGAGGCTCATGGCATGTCGACCGGTACGGCTGCCGAGATGCTGATCCTCGTCGGCGACAATCCCGAGCGCATCCGCTCGGAAGCAGCCTTCGCCAAACTGTGTGGCGCCTGTCCCATTCCGGCCTCGAGCGGCAAGACTTCACGTCACCGTCTCAACCGCGGTGGCCATCGTCAGGCTAACGCGGCTCTATATCGCGTCGTCATTATCAGAATGCGCAGCCATCCACCAACTCTTGACTATGTCCGTCGACGAACGGCAGAGGGTAAAGGTAAGATGGAGATCATTCGTTGTCTCAAGCGCTTTGTCGCGCGGGAGATCTTTGGCTATCTCTGCCGAGCCAGAAGGGATCCCACGACGGTCCCTTCGACCTCTTGA
- a CDS encoding IS1380 family transposase codes for MLDNTLPTFPFPAVSRKKITAAFDAGRLSSDGGVMLLAQAERRLGIAERLARIIPDRRDPTRVTHAIPDMLRARIFAIACGYEDCNDFGPLRADPAFKLACGHLPETGADLASQPTLSRLENAPTIRDAIRLSYALVDQWMDSYVTPPDGVVLDIDDTCDVVHGHQQLSLFAHYDERCFLPIHVYDSATGRPVAVVLRPGKTPSGVEVRAHLRRLVRRIRTRWPLTRLTIRGDSHYARPEAMDFCEQNGVSYLFGLAGSRPLTSKVQDTADAVRTQRAVEDREVVRGFAETTHRAKSWSGERRVVARIEATRLGLDIRFVVTNLIGTSPRVIYESLYCARGQAENWIKFHKAQLASDRTSCRRAVANQVRLVLHTAAYWLMLTVREAIPAVRDLARAEFATLRLRLLKIAVRVQETASRIRLAYASGCPDADLFRAIAATLLPGPRAASP; via the coding sequence ATGCTCGACAATACTCTTCCCACGTTCCCGTTTCCAGCCGTGTCCCGCAAGAAGATCACTGCTGCTTTCGATGCTGGACGATTGTCATCGGACGGCGGCGTCATGCTCCTGGCTCAAGCCGAGCGCCGGCTCGGGATCGCCGAGCGGCTGGCGCGCATCATCCCCGATCGGCGCGATCCGACCCGCGTGACGCACGCGATCCCGGACATGCTCCGCGCCCGCATCTTCGCCATCGCGTGTGGCTATGAGGATTGCAACGACTTCGGCCCGCTGCGCGCTGACCCGGCGTTCAAGCTCGCCTGCGGGCACTTGCCGGAGACGGGTGCGGATCTGGCCTCGCAGCCAACCCTCTCGCGTCTGGAGAATGCCCCGACAATCCGGGATGCGATCCGCCTGAGCTACGCTCTGGTCGACCAGTGGATGGACAGCTATGTGACCCCGCCGGACGGCGTGGTGCTGGACATCGACGATACCTGCGACGTCGTCCATGGCCATCAGCAACTATCACTGTTCGCGCATTACGACGAGCGCTGCTTTCTGCCGATCCATGTCTATGACAGCGCCACCGGCCGACCGGTTGCCGTCGTGCTGCGGCCGGGCAAGACGCCCTCGGGCGTCGAGGTGCGGGCGCATCTGCGCCGGTTGGTGCGGCGCATCCGCACCCGCTGGCCTCTCACCCGCCTCACGATCCGGGGCGACAGTCACTATGCCCGCCCTGAGGCCATGGACTTCTGCGAGCAGAACGGCGTTAGCTACCTCTTCGGACTGGCCGGCAGCCGGCCGCTCACAAGCAAGGTGCAGGACACCGCGGATGCGGTGCGCACTCAGCGGGCGGTCGAGGATCGCGAGGTCGTGCGTGGCTTTGCCGAGACGACGCACCGGGCCAAGAGCTGGTCGGGCGAGCGCCGGGTGGTCGCTCGCATCGAGGCGACCCGCCTCGGGCTCGACATCCGGTTTGTGGTCACCAACCTGATCGGCACCAGTCCACGGGTCATCTACGAGAGCCTGTACTGTGCCCGGGGTCAGGCCGAGAACTGGATCAAGTTCCACAAGGCGCAGCTCGCCTCCGACCGGACCTCGTGCCGGCGCGCGGTGGCCAACCAGGTTCGGCTGGTGCTGCACACGGCCGCCTACTGGCTGATGCTGACGGTGCGCGAGGCGATCCCGGCTGTGCGCGATCTCGCCCGGGCGGAGTTCGCCACGCTGCGGCTGCGCCTGCTCAAGATCGCCGTGCGGGTGCAGGAAACGGCCAGCCGCATCCGTTTGGCCTATGCGTCCGGCTGTCCCGACGCCGACCTGTTCCGCGCCATAGCGGCGACACTCCTGCCTGGCCCGAGAGCAGCCTCGCCCTGA
- the istB gene encoding IS21-like element helper ATPase IstB, with translation MTRSSSAAPPVDTAKLPVLLTTLRLPTISRLWQEIGARADAEGWGSARFLAALCEHEIHERHSRRIARHLAEADLPHGKTFATFDFSAVPSLRKAQVLALAEGDAWLDQGANILLFGPSGTGKTHLAAAIGTALIEAGQRVLFTRTTDLVQKLQAARRDLSLPATLTKLDRFDCLILDDLGYVRKDQAETSVLFELIAERYERRSLITTCNQPFSTWNQIFPDPAMTVAAIDRLVHHATILELNTESYRRRTATEAKSAAV, from the coding sequence ATGACCCGATCCTCATCCGCCGCGCCGCCGGTCGACACGGCGAAGTTGCCGGTCCTGCTCACCACCTTGCGTCTGCCGACCATCTCGCGGCTCTGGCAGGAGATCGGCGCCCGGGCCGATGCGGAAGGCTGGGGATCGGCCCGCTTCCTTGCTGCCCTGTGCGAGCACGAGATCCATGAGCGACACAGTCGACGCATTGCCCGCCATCTCGCCGAGGCCGACCTGCCCCATGGCAAGACCTTTGCGACCTTCGACTTCTCCGCGGTGCCGAGCCTGCGCAAGGCGCAGGTCCTGGCCCTGGCGGAAGGCGATGCCTGGCTCGACCAAGGTGCCAACATTCTGCTGTTTGGCCCCTCTGGGACCGGCAAGACGCACCTCGCCGCTGCGATCGGCACCGCCCTGATCGAGGCCGGCCAGCGGGTGCTGTTCACGCGCACCACCGATCTGGTTCAGAAGCTGCAGGCCGCCCGGCGTGATCTGAGCCTGCCGGCGACCCTGACCAAACTCGACCGCTTCGATTGCCTGATCCTCGACGATCTCGGCTATGTGCGCAAAGATCAGGCGGAAACGAGCGTCCTGTTCGAGTTGATTGCCGAGCGCTATGAGCGCCGCTCTCTGATCACGACCTGTAATCAGCCCTTCAGCACCTGGAATCAAATCTTCCCGGATCCCGCCATGACGGTGGCGGCGATTGATCGTCTGGTGCACCACGCCACCATTCTGGAGCTCAACACCGAGAGCTATCGACGCCGGACCGCGACGGAGGCTAAGAGTGCCGCGGTCTAG
- a CDS encoding IS110 family transposase yields MPAAGGIEREFKRLELVLEQIVAVERARDAAVMEPEAGDADAETIACLARLGGIGTELATIPVREGLDRPFATRKEVAAYAGLTPSPFDSGQRQREQGISKAGNPLLRKAMIELAWLWLRYRPESKLARWFHERVGPARGRIRKINAVALARKLLVALWRYLTTGLVPEGACLKAA; encoded by the coding sequence ATGCCGGCTGCAGGGGGAATCGAACGCGAGTTCAAGCGGCTGGAACTGGTGCTGGAGCAGATCGTAGCGGTCGAGAGAGCGCGCGATGCCGCGGTGATGGAGCCTGAGGCTGGTGATGCCGATGCGGAGACGATCGCCTGTCTGGCCAGGCTCGGCGGCATCGGCACCGAGTTGGCCACGATCCCAGTGCGCGAGGGGCTGGATCGCCCGTTTGCCACCCGAAAGGAGGTGGCGGCCTATGCCGGGCTCACCCCCAGTCCGTTTGACAGCGGTCAGCGGCAGCGCGAACAGGGGATCTCGAAGGCCGGCAATCCGCTCCTGCGCAAGGCGATGATTGAGCTGGCCTGGTTGTGGCTGCGGTACCGGCCGGAGAGCAAGCTGGCGCGCTGGTTCCACGAGCGGGTGGGACCCGCCCGGGGCCGTATCCGCAAGATCAACGCCGTGGCGCTCGCCCGCAAGCTCCTGGTGGCTTTGTGGCGGTATCTCACTACAGGCCTTGTACCAGAGGGAGCGTGCCTGAAAGCGGCCTAA
- a CDS encoding LexA family protein, whose protein sequence is MSEKSFTDQQGQYLAFIDAYTCVHGRPPAETDMQRHFQVTPPSVHQMILTLERAGLIRRQPGVARSIEVLVPPEGLPLLRHPQPVKSSEPRI, encoded by the coding sequence ATGTCTGAGAAAAGCTTCACCGACCAGCAGGGCCAGTACCTGGCCTTCATCGATGCCTACACGTGCGTCCATGGCCGCCCTCCGGCCGAGACCGACATGCAGCGCCATTTCCAGGTCACGCCACCTTCCGTGCACCAGATGATCCTGACCTTGGAACGGGCCGGCCTGATCCGCCGCCAGCCCGGGGTGGCGCGAAGCATCGAGGTGTTGGTCCCACCTGAAGGCCTGCCCCTCCTCCGCCATCCCCAACCCGTCAAATCCTCTGAGCCGAGGATCTAG